The DNA segment AGCACCAGCTCCCGCACGCGAGCCGCATCGGCCTTGCCGCCCATCGCCTTCATGACGGCACCGATCACGGCGCCGGCGGCCTGCACCTTGCCCTCGCGGATCTTCTCGAGCACGTCGGGCTGCTCGGCCAGGGCCGCATCGACCGCGGCGATGAGGGCACCGTCGTCCGAGACGACCTGCAGACCTCGGGCCTCGACGACCTGCGCCGGCGTGCCCTCCCCCGCGATGACACCCTCGACCACCTGACGGGCGAGGCGGTCGGTCAGGGCGCCCGACTCGACGAGCTCGACGACGGCGGCGACGTCACTCGCGCTGATGAGAGACGACGGCTCCGCATCCTGCGCGTTCGCGATGCGGGCGATCTCGCCCGTCCACCACTTGCGGGCCTGCTGCGGTGACGCGCCGGCGGCGACCGTGTCGGCCACCTCGACGAGCAGTCCCGAGTTCACGACGTCGCGGAACTCGAGATCGGTGAACCCCCACTCCTCCTTCAGGCGACGGCGGCGGGCCGCGGGCGGCTCGGGCAGAGCATCCCGAAGCTCATCAATCAGCGCCGGCGACGGAACCACCGGCAGCAGGTCGGGCTCGGGGAAGTACCGGTAGTCGTCGGCGTCGCTCTTCGGGCGGCCGGGCGACGTCGTGCCGGTGTCCTCATGCCAGTGACGGGTCTCTTGCGTGATCGTGCCACCCTTGGCCAGAATCGCGGCCTGGCGCTGAATCTCGTAGCGCACGGCCCGCTCGACGCTACGTAGCGAGTTGACGTTCTTGGTCTCGGTGCGGATGCCCAGCTTCTGCTCGCCACGGGGCCGCAGCGACACGTTCGCATCGCAGCGCAGGTTGCCGCGCTCCATTCGCGCCTCGCTGATGCCGAGCGCTCGCACGATGTCGCGGATCGTCGACACGTAGGCCTTCGCCAGCTCGGGCGCGCGGTGCTCGGCACCGAAGATCGGCTTGGTGACGATCTCGACCAGCGGCACGCCGGCACGGTTGTAGTCGACGAGCGAGCTCTCGGCGCCCTGGATGCGGCCCGTCGAGCCGCCCACGTGCGTGAGCTTGCCCGCGTCTTCCTCCATGTGCGCGCGCTCGATCGGCACCTGCACGAGCGTGCCGTCTTCCAGCTCGACCTCGAGCGTGCCCTCGAAGGCGATCGGCTCGTCGTACTGGCTGATCTGGTAGTTCTTCGCGAGATCGGGGTAGAAGTAGTTCTTGCGCGCGAAGCGGCTCATGGGCGCGATCTGGCAACCGAGCGCGAGGCCCAGCGAGATCGAGTAGCGCACGGCCTGCTCGTTGACGACCGGCAGGCTGCCCGGCAGGCCGAGGCACACGGGCGTGATCGCCGTGTTCGCGTCGGTCACCTCGTTGGCGCTGAACGCCGGGTTCGGCGCGTCGCTGAACATCTTCGTTGTCGTGCTCAGCTCAACGTGCACCTCGAAGCCGAGCACCGGCTCGAACAGCTCGAGGGCCTTGTCGAAGTCCATGAGGTCTGCGCGTGCCATCAGCGGGCCCCTCCGTCCGAAGCAGAACCAGACAGTGCGGGCACCTGCGCCCACAGCGGCCCACCCCAGTGCGCTTCGAGCAGCGCCTCGATCGCGGCGCCCGCCTCGTAGAGTCGGGCGTCTTCGCGCGCCGGGGCCATGAGCTGCAGGCCCGTCGGCAGGCCGTCCTCCGGCGCGAGCCCCATCGGCAGGCCCATGCCGGGCACGCCCGCGAGGTTCGCCGGAATCGTCGTGACGTCGTTGAGGTACATCGCCAGCGGGTCGGCGAGCTTCTCGCCGAAGCGGAACGCCGTGGTCGGTGCGCTCGGCGAGACGAGGATGTCGGCCTTCTCGAACGCGGCCGCGAAGTCGCGCTGGATGAGCGTGCGCACCTTCTGCGCGCTGCCGTAGTAGGCGTCGTAGTAGCCGGCCGAGAGCGCGTAGGTACCGAGGATGATCCGGCGCTTCACCTCGGGGCCGAAGCCGGCCTCGCGCGTCGCCGCCATGACGTCCTCCACCGTTCCGCCGGGCACCTCGACCCGCAGGCCGAAGCGCACCGAGTCGAACTTGGCGAGGTTGCTCGACGCCTCCGCCGGAAGGATCAGGTAGTACGCCGCGACGGCGTACTCGAAGTTCGGGGCACTGACCTCGACGATCTCGGCGCCGGCGCCGGCGAGCAAGTCGAGGGTCTCCTCGAAGCGCTGCTTCACGCCGGCCTGGAAGCCGCCGCTCTCGCCGCGCAGCTCGCGCACCACGCCGACGCGCAATCCCTTCAGCACGTCGCCCCGGGCGCCGCGGCGCGCGGCCTCGGCCATCGAGGGCCACGCGTCGGGAATGCTCGTGGCGTCGCGGGAGTCGTGCCCGCCGATGACGTCGTGCACGAGCGCCGCATCCAGAACGGTGCGCGACACCGGCCCGACCTGGTCGAGCGACGAGGCGAGCGCGATCGCGCCGTACCGGCTGACCCCGCCGTAGGTGGGCTTGACGCCGACCGACCCGGTCACCGCGGCCGGCTGACGGATGCTGCCGCCGGTGTCGCTGCCGAGCGCGACGGGCGCCTCGAAGGCCGACACCGCAGCGGCCGAGCCACCCCCCGACCCACCGGGAATGCGCTCGAGATCCCACGGATTCCGCGTCGGCCCGTAGGCCGAGTGCTCGGTGCTCGAGCCCATCGCGAACTCGTCCATGTTCGTCTTGCCGAGCGGGATCATGCGGGCGGCCCGCAGCCGCGCGACGACCGTGGCGTCGTAGGGCGGCACCCAGCCCTCGAGAATCTTCGAGCCCGAGGTCGAGGGCATGTCGAGCGTGCACAGCACGTCTTTGATCGCGATCGGCACACCCGCCAGCTCGGGCAGCGCGACCCCGGCGGCGCGGTCGGCGTCGACCTGCGCGGCGGTCTCGAGGGCGGCGGCGTTGACGTGCAGGAAGGCGTGCACGTCGCCATCGACGGCGGCAATACGGTCGAGGTGCGCCTGCGTGACCTCGACGCTCGACACCTCGCCCGCGGCGAGGCGCGCGGCGAGGTCGGCGGCGGTGGCGCGCGTCAGGTCCGCGCTGTTCGCGGCGGCGCTCACTGCTCCTCCCCCAGGATCGCGGTGACGCGGAAGCGGCTGCCGTCGTGGTCGGGGGCGCCGGCCAGCGCCTGCTCGGTCGTCAGCGTGACGCCCGGCACGTCGGGGCGCATGCCGCCCGTCAGCGGAATCGGGTGGCTCGTGGCCGGCACGTCGGGCGTCGCCACCTGCTGCACGGTCGCCACCGCGTCCACGATCGCGCCGAGCTCGCCGGTCAGCGTCTCGATCTCGTCGGGGGTCAGCGCGATGCGCGCGAGCTGGGCGAGGTACGCCACGCGCTCGGGCGTGATTTCAGACATGGGGCTCCCAAGGTGGCCGTCGGC comes from the Microcella frigidaquae genome and includes:
- the gatC gene encoding Asp-tRNA(Asn)/Glu-tRNA(Gln) amidotransferase subunit GatC, which translates into the protein MSEITPERVAYLAQLARIALTPDEIETLTGELGAIVDAVATVQQVATPDVPATSHPIPLTGGMRPDVPGVTLTTEQALAGAPDHDGSRFRVTAILGEEQ
- the gatB gene encoding Asp-tRNA(Asn)/Glu-tRNA(Gln) amidotransferase subunit GatB, which translates into the protein MARADLMDFDKALELFEPVLGFEVHVELSTTTKMFSDAPNPAFSANEVTDANTAITPVCLGLPGSLPVVNEQAVRYSISLGLALGCQIAPMSRFARKNYFYPDLAKNYQISQYDEPIAFEGTLEVELEDGTLVQVPIERAHMEEDAGKLTHVGGSTGRIQGAESSLVDYNRAGVPLVEIVTKPIFGAEHRAPELAKAYVSTIRDIVRALGISEARMERGNLRCDANVSLRPRGEQKLGIRTETKNVNSLRSVERAVRYEIQRQAAILAKGGTITQETRHWHEDTGTTSPGRPKSDADDYRYFPEPDLLPVVPSPALIDELRDALPEPPAARRRRLKEEWGFTDLEFRDVVNSGLLVEVADTVAAGASPQQARKWWTGEIARIANAQDAEPSSLISASDVAAVVELVESGALTDRLARQVVEGVIAGEGTPAQVVEARGLQVVSDDGALIAAVDAALAEQPDVLEKIREGKVQAAGAVIGAVMKAMGGKADAARVRELVLERAQG
- the gatA gene encoding Asp-tRNA(Asn)/Glu-tRNA(Gln) amidotransferase subunit GatA; the protein is MSAAANSADLTRATAADLAARLAAGEVSSVEVTQAHLDRIAAVDGDVHAFLHVNAAALETAAQVDADRAAGVALPELAGVPIAIKDVLCTLDMPSTSGSKILEGWVPPYDATVVARLRAARMIPLGKTNMDEFAMGSSTEHSAYGPTRNPWDLERIPGGSGGGSAAAVSAFEAPVALGSDTGGSIRQPAAVTGSVGVKPTYGGVSRYGAIALASSLDQVGPVSRTVLDAALVHDVIGGHDSRDATSIPDAWPSMAEAARRGARGDVLKGLRVGVVRELRGESGGFQAGVKQRFEETLDLLAGAGAEIVEVSAPNFEYAVAAYYLILPAEASSNLAKFDSVRFGLRVEVPGGTVEDVMAATREAGFGPEVKRRIILGTYALSAGYYDAYYGSAQKVRTLIQRDFAAAFEKADILVSPSAPTTAFRFGEKLADPLAMYLNDVTTIPANLAGVPGMGLPMGLAPEDGLPTGLQLMAPAREDARLYEAGAAIEALLEAHWGGPLWAQVPALSGSASDGGAR